The proteins below are encoded in one region of Eubacterium sp. 1001713B170207_170306_E7:
- a CDS encoding HAD family hydrolase has protein sequence MEKNYDLIIFDMDGTLVDSSGDITQTVNYLANKYGFPQRSNEFVKSKIIGGARNILLECFGHENKNLIDHEILERFNQNYTNNCHVFSELYPGIFELIKYYYEKHKVLAIATYKTRTATEKILKIFKIDRYFDIVVTADDVEKPKPNPECIRKILKASAIDKERAILIGDAELDCITARNAGIDICTVTYGFEEKEKLEGIDSTYKVEKAEKIKDFVL, from the coding sequence ATGGAAAAAAATTATGATTTGATTATTTTTGATATGGATGGAACGCTGGTTGATTCATCAGGGGATATTACTCAAACAGTCAATTACCTGGCTAATAAATACGGATTTCCCCAAAGAAGCAACGAATTTGTAAAAAGCAAGATTATTGGTGGAGCCAGAAACATTTTATTAGAATGTTTCGGCCATGAAAATAAGAATTTAATAGATCATGAGATTCTTGAACGTTTCAATCAGAATTATACAAATAATTGTCATGTGTTTTCAGAACTCTATCCAGGTATTTTTGAGTTAATTAAATACTATTATGAAAAGCATAAAGTTTTGGCGATAGCAACATATAAAACAAGAACCGCAACCGAAAAGATATTAAAAATATTTAAGATTGATCGTTATTTTGACATTGTTGTAACAGCAGACGATGTTGAAAAACCAAAGCCTAATCCTGAGTGTATCCGAAAAATTTTAAAAGCCAGTGCCATTGATAAAGAGAGAGCAATTTTGATTGGCGATGCAGAACTGGATTGTATAACAGCCCGGAATGCAGGCATTGATATATGTACAGTAACATACGGGTTTGAGGAAAAGGAAAAACTGGAAGGCATTGATTCAACCTATAAGGTTGAAAAAGCAGAGAAAATAAAGGACTTCGTTCTTTAA
- a CDS encoding FGGY family carbohydrate kinase, whose translation MAKYFVSIDIGTTGTKAVVFDEKGGMVGSGTFNTPTYFPAPGRVEQDPKEVVDLLYSSTKAAVIDSGVDPKDIAGISFSHMCCTFVPVDKDGNFLYRIILWNDFRGAEMFPYMRECLSKQGISDLEDYNYTGYPFGPLATTPKFLWIKKHLPEVYEKTYKFIGMEALMISSFTGNKKDYYDDLPGIIYTKIADGNTFKLDPERAKLYDIDINKYPERKDPGDFVGTVSAEVASLTGLLEGTPVYAGAGDQRCAAVGAGVAKDGMISGVLGTAGVIHAYTSKPVRHAEGKISIMGHAGTGHWQVEGSSSSGASSFRWYRDLFSQTEVAYADLMKKDIYEVLTDLAQKSPVGSNGVIYTPWLAGCDCPRFDENGRATFTGLSFSHTKADVCRSVMEGVCYEMRSMIDDADKTLGFKTKILRSVGGGARSRLWNQIQADVYNKSIETVRCEEATALGAGIFAAIGAGVYKDVHEAIENMVQVDYRVDPIPENVKVYDELYKIYGMLYEDLSKRVFPALKQYQDEHFGK comes from the coding sequence ATGGCTAAATATTTTGTTTCGATTGATATCGGTACAACAGGCACGAAGGCGGTTGTTTTTGATGAAAAAGGTGGCATGGTTGGAAGCGGAACATTTAATACACCAACGTATTTTCCGGCGCCGGGGCGTGTAGAACAAGATCCGAAAGAAGTGGTGGATTTATTATACAGCTCTACAAAAGCAGCGGTCATTGATTCTGGAGTGGACCCGAAAGACATAGCAGGTATTTCTTTTTCACACATGTGCTGTACCTTTGTACCTGTCGACAAAGATGGAAATTTCTTATATCGTATTATTTTATGGAATGATTTCCGGGGTGCAGAGATGTTCCCATATATGCGTGAATGTTTATCTAAACAGGGGATATCGGATTTAGAGGACTACAATTATACCGGCTATCCCTTTGGGCCATTGGCCACAACGCCCAAATTCTTATGGATCAAAAAACATTTACCGGAAGTATACGAAAAAACGTATAAATTCATAGGTATGGAAGCTTTAATGATCAGTTCCTTTACTGGAAATAAGAAAGACTATTATGATGATCTTCCAGGCATAATCTACACCAAAATTGCGGACGGCAACACATTTAAGTTGGATCCGGAAAGAGCAAAGCTTTATGATATTGATATAAACAAATATCCTGAACGTAAAGATCCAGGAGATTTTGTAGGGACTGTGAGCGCTGAAGTTGCGTCTTTAACGGGATTACTTGAAGGAACGCCGGTTTATGCAGGAGCTGGAGACCAGCGCTGTGCTGCCGTGGGCGCTGGAGTAGCAAAAGATGGCATGATATCAGGTGTTTTAGGAACAGCCGGTGTTATTCATGCCTATACATCGAAACCAGTACGTCACGCCGAAGGAAAGATTTCGATTATGGGACACGCAGGAACAGGCCACTGGCAAGTAGAGGGCAGCTCCAGTTCAGGAGCCAGTAGTTTTCGATGGTATAGAGACTTGTTTTCACAAACTGAAGTTGCTTATGCCGATTTGATGAAAAAAGACATCTATGAAGTGTTGACAGATCTTGCCCAAAAATCGCCTGTAGGATCAAATGGTGTTATTTATACACCGTGGCTGGCTGGTTGTGACTGTCCAAGATTTGATGAAAATGGGCGCGCAACTTTTACAGGCTTATCCTTTTCCCACACCAAGGCCGATGTGTGCAGATCGGTTATGGAAGGCGTCTGTTATGAAATGAGAAGCATGATCGATGACGCCGATAAAACACTCGGGTTTAAAACAAAAATTTTAAGATCTGTTGGCGGCGGTGCAAGAAGCCGGTTATGGAATCAAATTCAGGCAGATGTTTATAATAAAAGCATTGAAACGGTACGCTGTGAAGAGGCTACTGCATTGGGCGCTGGTATTTTTGCCGCGATTGGAGCCGGTGTTTATAAAGATGTACATGAAGCCATTGAAAACATGGTGCAGGTAGATTACCGTGTCGATCCAATTCCTGAAAATGTTAAGGTTTATGATGAATTATATAAAATATACGGAATGCTGTATGAAGACTTATCAAAACGTGTGTTCCCAGCGCTTAAGCAATACCAGGATGAACATTTTGGAAAATAA
- a CDS encoding iron-containing alcohol dehydrogenase: MNFSFYTASKIVLKNGAIDEIEQHIGHLGKNFLLVIDPAFYKTPVMDKITKQIDELGAGFAVFSDVQGEPTVELVDEVYDFAMKNGCDAVVSLGGGSNIDVGKAVAALITNGAPVIDYLEVVGKGKKVVNEPAPFIAIPTTAGTGSEVTKNAVVGSKTAGFKRSMRDDKMVATVAIVDPVLTIGCPAKVTASSGIDAMTHLIEAYITFRATPVSDALAIKGIELAGKYLQRAYENGEDLEAREGMAAASLIGGMAFANSGLGAAHGVGMAMGIRYHLSHGEACGIALPHVVKLNADVAGEKLDKVGEALTGKRFAEEGEGTQAAIKFLFDLNKAIGVQPDYKFLKVPKEDIPEIAKGSLGTSMTSNPKEMDVDSLIDFLQDIL; this comes from the coding sequence ATGAATTTTTCATTTTACACAGCTTCAAAAATTGTACTGAAAAATGGCGCAATTGATGAAATTGAACAGCATATCGGACATCTGGGAAAAAACTTTCTTTTAGTTATTGACCCGGCATTTTATAAAACTCCGGTAATGGACAAAATTACAAAACAGATTGACGAACTTGGTGCAGGCTTTGCTGTTTTTTCAGATGTACAGGGTGAACCAACCGTTGAACTTGTCGATGAAGTCTATGATTTTGCAATGAAAAATGGTTGCGATGCAGTAGTTTCTCTTGGCGGTGGCAGTAACATTGATGTTGGCAAGGCAGTTGCAGCACTTATCACAAATGGAGCACCCGTTATTGACTATCTGGAAGTCGTTGGGAAAGGCAAAAAGGTTGTAAATGAACCCGCACCCTTTATTGCCATTCCAACAACAGCTGGGACAGGCAGTGAAGTTACTAAAAATGCAGTAGTTGGTTCAAAAACAGCTGGTTTTAAAAGATCCATGCGTGATGACAAAATGGTGGCAACTGTAGCCATTGTCGATCCGGTATTAACCATTGGCTGTCCTGCAAAAGTAACAGCTTCTTCAGGGATTGATGCCATGACACATTTAATCGAAGCATATATAACCTTTAGGGCAACACCTGTAAGCGATGCGCTGGCAATTAAAGGGATAGAATTAGCAGGAAAATACCTTCAGAGAGCTTATGAAAACGGTGAGGATTTAGAAGCCAGAGAAGGAATGGCAGCAGCGTCTTTAATTGGAGGCATGGCCTTTGCAAATTCTGGTTTAGGAGCAGCGCATGGTGTTGGTATGGCCATGGGAATCAGGTACCATCTCAGTCATGGTGAGGCCTGTGGTATTGCATTGCCTCATGTTGTCAAGTTAAACGCAGACGTTGCAGGAGAAAAACTGGATAAAGTGGGGGAAGCGCTTACAGGAAAACGCTTTGCAGAAGAAGGCGAAGGGACACAGGCGGCTATTAAATTCTTGTTTGATTTAAATAAAGCGATTGGTGTCCAGCCAGACTATAAGTTTTTGAAAGTTCCCAAAGAAGACATTCCAGAGATTGCCAAAGGCAGTTTAGGTACAAGCATGACAAGCAATCCCAAGGAAATGGATGTTGATTCATTAATCGATTTCTTACAGGATATCCTGTAA
- the deoC gene encoding deoxyribose-phosphate aldolase translates to MLTVEQFAKHFDLAYLAPDAQEADIIDACRTAAEYKVNSVNVNSTWIELVKKELAGSGVGPSAVIGFPYGACATKVKLFELEEMVKAGCTACDMVVNIGALKDKNYALVTDEIKHFVEICGKDCDTKLIFEVGFLSDEDIAALTKICCEQGVTYVKTATGSQAFPDIKHVKIMKENLSGDTKIKVSGVPRTFALPAAMYLFEHMGVSLVGTRSAGKLVQQYAEFLEECKK, encoded by the coding sequence ATGTTAACAGTAGAACAATTCGCAAAACATTTTGATTTAGCTTATTTAGCGCCGGATGCTCAGGAAGCAGACATCATTGATGCATGCAGGACCGCGGCAGAGTACAAAGTAAACTCGGTAAATGTTAATTCTACATGGATTGAATTAGTCAAAAAGGAACTGGCTGGAAGTGGCGTTGGCCCAAGTGCCGTCATTGGCTTCCCCTATGGTGCATGTGCGACAAAAGTAAAATTGTTTGAATTGGAAGAAATGGTTAAGGCTGGCTGTACGGCTTGTGATATGGTTGTTAATATCGGAGCGCTTAAAGATAAAAACTATGCTTTGGTTACCGATGAGATCAAACATTTTGTGGAAATTTGCGGCAAAGATTGCGATACAAAATTGATTTTTGAAGTCGGATTTTTATCAGATGAAGATATTGCTGCATTGACAAAGATTTGTTGTGAGCAGGGAGTTACCTATGTAAAGACAGCTACAGGGTCGCAGGCTTTTCCGGATATTAAACATGTAAAAATAATGAAAGAAAACTTATCAGGAGATACTAAGATCAAAGTATCAGGTGTTCCAAGAACTTTTGCATTGCCTGCCGCAATGTATTTGTTTGAACATATGGGGGTAAGTTTAGTAGGAACTAGAAGCGCAGGTAAATTAGTACAGCAGTATGCTGAATTTTTAGAGGAATGTAAAAAATAA
- a CDS encoding GntR family transcriptional regulator produces the protein MMNSIERNNPKPLYIQLEELIRNNIDNGIWKPQAAIPSESELSKEFGLSRMTIRTACQNLVQEGVLYRVLGKGTFVSEPKIMTESLAYMGFREQLERMGYETTTKLLDSAIIQASASVSRKLRVPEAAPVKLIERMRYLKGKPISLHYSYIPVQLCEGIERHDLVDEQLCVILEKEYQLLPTRIQETLEFVRASKKESQLFRVEESYPLLILEDILFAQNDIPYEYSKVVFRGDKIKLKYEFQHL, from the coding sequence ATGATGAACAGTATTGAAAGAAATAATCCAAAGCCACTTTACATTCAGCTAGAGGAACTGATTCGTAATAATATTGATAATGGTATTTGGAAACCACAGGCAGCCATCCCTTCTGAAAGCGAGTTAAGCAAAGAGTTCGGTTTAAGCCGTATGACCATACGAACCGCTTGTCAAAATTTGGTTCAGGAGGGCGTGCTTTATCGAGTTTTGGGAAAGGGAACTTTTGTATCAGAGCCCAAAATTATGACAGAATCCTTAGCTTACATGGGCTTTCGGGAGCAACTCGAACGCATGGGCTACGAAACAACGACGAAACTATTGGATTCTGCGATTATTCAGGCTTCCGCCAGTGTTTCAAGAAAACTACGCGTGCCAGAGGCGGCACCGGTTAAGCTGATTGAGCGTATGCGTTATCTTAAAGGTAAGCCCATTAGCCTGCATTACTCTTATATTCCGGTACAATTATGTGAGGGAATTGAAAGGCATGATCTGGTGGATGAGCAGCTTTGCGTAATTCTTGAGAAAGAATACCAGCTTTTGCCAACACGCATACAGGAGACCCTGGAATTTGTCAGAGCGTCTAAGAAAGAATCCCAGCTTTTTCGTGTAGAAGAAAGCTATCCACTGCTGATTCTTGAAGATATACTTTTCGCACAAAACGATATACCATACGAATATTCAAAGGTAGTTTTCCGGGGCGATAAAATCAAATTAAAGTACGAATTTCAGCATTTATAA
- a CDS encoding helix-turn-helix transcriptional regulator, with protein MSEIIGDRIKIALSLNQMRQATLCKACGISFSAMCQYAAGAVTPNPERIKKMAEVLKVREGWLAGHDVEMSDGDPATAIISQEEVDLIKLYRKLNASGKAEAMIRMDELGLLKRYTD; from the coding sequence ATGAGTGAAATAATAGGGGACCGTATCAAAATTGCATTGAGTTTAAACCAGATGCGCCAGGCCACGCTCTGCAAAGCGTGCGGCATAAGCTTTTCTGCGATGTGCCAGTATGCGGCCGGCGCGGTTACTCCAAATCCGGAAAGGATCAAAAAGATGGCGGAGGTTTTGAAAGTCAGAGAAGGCTGGCTGGCCGGACACGATGTCGAAATGTCAGACGGAGACCCGGCGACAGCCATCATTTCTCAGGAAGAAGTCGATTTGATTAAGCTTTACAGAAAATTAAACGCTTCTGGTAAGGCTGAGGCCATGATAAGAATGGATGAGTTAGGCCTGCTTAAAAGATACACCGATTAA
- a CDS encoding DNA methylase, with amino-acid sequence MNASEKSIPPSRPVKSGHVYLCIDLKSFYASVECVERKLDPMTANLVVADVTRTQKTICLAVSPALKAYGIPGRPRLFEVEQKLKAVRRQTGERVRYIAASPRMQLYIDYSARIYETYLKYVSAEDIHVYSIDEVFMDVTHYLSLSRHADGQPVTARQLAKQIIHDVFKATGITATAGIGTNLYLAKVAMDIVAKHVKADADGARIAELDEMRYRQLLWDHRPLTDFWRVGRGIAKRLEKNGMTTMGDVARMSLQGGRANQNGETLLYNEFGIDAELLIDHAWGIEPCTMADIKSYQPSTHSLSSGQVLPRAYDSAQGRLIVQEMVELMAYDLVEKGLATASVTLHIGYDREGLKDSRYDGGVHIDHFGRAVPKPAHGTEKLTDAGGQPVYSSSAKKITHAAMTLYDRIIDKGLMLRRVSVTFNDVASAADPKVTCRQLSLFEEDTREKKLEEQEQKMQQALLKIKRKYGSNAVFKGMNLQDGATTLERNNQIGGHKA; translated from the coding sequence ATGAATGCTTCAGAAAAATCAATCCCGCCAAGCCGTCCGGTAAAGTCCGGCCACGTTTATCTCTGCATTGATCTCAAGTCCTTTTACGCTTCGGTGGAGTGTGTTGAGCGCAAGCTTGACCCCATGACAGCCAATCTTGTGGTCGCCGATGTCACCCGCACCCAGAAAACAATCTGCCTGGCCGTCTCTCCCGCCCTGAAAGCCTACGGTATTCCCGGCCGCCCCAGGCTTTTTGAGGTTGAGCAGAAGCTGAAAGCCGTCAGGCGGCAGACCGGCGAAAGGGTCCGCTATATTGCCGCCTCCCCGAGAATGCAGCTTTACATTGACTACAGCGCCCGAATCTATGAGACCTATCTTAAATATGTGTCGGCAGAGGATATCCATGTGTACAGCATTGATGAAGTCTTTATGGATGTGACCCACTATCTTTCGCTCAGCCGCCATGCGGACGGACAGCCGGTGACGGCGCGGCAGCTGGCAAAACAGATCATCCATGACGTTTTCAAGGCCACTGGGATTACGGCCACTGCCGGCATCGGAACCAACCTTTACCTGGCCAAGGTTGCCATGGATATTGTGGCCAAGCATGTAAAGGCAGACGCGGACGGCGCACGGATTGCCGAGCTGGATGAAATGCGGTACCGGCAGCTTCTCTGGGATCACCGGCCCCTCACTGATTTCTGGCGCGTTGGCCGGGGAATCGCCAAAAGGCTTGAAAAAAACGGGATGACCACCATGGGCGACGTGGCCCGGATGAGCCTGCAGGGCGGCCGCGCAAACCAAAATGGTGAAACGCTGCTTTACAATGAGTTCGGCATTGACGCGGAATTGCTCATCGACCACGCCTGGGGGATTGAGCCCTGCACCATGGCCGACATCAAAAGCTATCAACCCAGCACCCACTCCCTTTCCTCCGGCCAGGTGCTCCCGCGCGCTTATGACAGCGCCCAGGGAAGGCTGATCGTCCAGGAAATGGTGGAGCTGATGGCCTATGACCTGGTTGAAAAGGGCCTGGCCACGGCCAGTGTGACCCTGCATATCGGATATGACAGGGAAGGTCTCAAGGACAGCCGCTACGACGGCGGCGTTCATATTGACCACTTTGGCCGGGCCGTGCCGAAACCGGCCCACGGCACGGAAAAATTAACAGATGCAGGCGGCCAGCCGGTTTACAGCAGCTCGGCGAAGAAAATCACCCACGCCGCCATGACGCTCTATGACCGGATCATCGACAAAGGACTTATGCTGCGGAGAGTCTCTGTGACTTTTAACGACGTCGCGTCAGCCGCGGATCCTAAAGTAACCTGCCGGCAGCTCAGCCTGTTTGAAGAAGATACCCGGGAAAAGAAACTGGAAGAACAAGAGCAGAAAATGCAGCAGGCGCTGCTTAAAATAAAGCGCAAATACGGAAGCAACGCAGTCTTTAAAGGCATGAACCTGCAGGACGGCGCGACCACCCTGGAGCGCAATAACCAAATCGGCGGCCATAAGGCGTAA
- a CDS encoding response regulator transcription factor, translating into MKRIFLVEDDKAIAKNLMLLLQSEGFSVTHASTRRQASAVLDESKFDLALIDISLPDGNGFTVCTEIKEKEDIPVIFLTASGDEASVVTGLNMGADDYITKPFRPRELIARIGTALRKSGRPAPAFEVEGLQVDTAAGLVRKDGAEVFLSALEYRLLLMFVNNPKSIITRDRLLDELWDAAGEFVNDNTLTVYIKRLREKIEDDPAKPKIILTVRGTGYRLGGGHASE; encoded by the coding sequence ATGAAACGAATATTTTTGGTTGAGGACGATAAGGCCATTGCGAAAAACCTGATGCTTTTACTCCAGTCCGAGGGGTTCAGCGTCACCCACGCCTCCACGCGGCGCCAGGCCTCGGCTGTGCTTGACGAAAGTAAATTTGACCTGGCCTTGATTGATATTTCGCTGCCAGACGGCAATGGTTTTACGGTTTGCACCGAAATCAAAGAAAAAGAGGATATACCCGTGATCTTTCTGACCGCCTCCGGCGACGAGGCGAGCGTTGTTACCGGGCTGAACATGGGTGCGGACGACTATATCACAAAGCCCTTCCGCCCGCGGGAGCTGATCGCGCGGATCGGGACAGCGCTGCGAAAAAGCGGACGCCCGGCGCCGGCCTTTGAGGTGGAAGGCCTTCAGGTCGATACGGCGGCCGGGCTGGTCCGAAAAGACGGCGCCGAGGTTTTTCTGTCAGCCTTGGAGTACCGCCTGCTGTTAATGTTTGTAAACAATCCTAAAAGCATTATCACCAGGGACCGGCTGCTGGATGAGCTGTGGGACGCGGCCGGGGAGTTTGTCAATGACAATACGCTGACCGTGTACATCAAACGCCTGCGGGAAAAGATCGAGGATGACCCCGCGAAGCCGAAAATCATTCTGACGGTCCGCGGCACAGGCTATCGGCTGGGAGGCGGCCATGCTTCGGAATAA
- a CDS encoding HAMP domain-containing sensor histidine kinase — protein MLRNKAFKRFAMLFLAMAVIFTALGFWISRAAGILSLVSAAAFGAAFFIHTRARYKSIAAISDQIDLVLHNYDRLDIEELEEGELSILYSEVKKMTLRIREQNEALKKEKTHLADSLADIAHQLRTPLTSMNLLLSLMANSSDEDERKAFVRETEELLMRMDWLLTSLLKLSRLDAGVVVFQSQPVDVQSLVRGALRPLQIPMELRGVEVETAAPKGAEICGDAGWLSEALQNILKNCMESAGQNGKIEITVKDNALFTEIAVHDSGPGFKKAEIPRLFDRFYRGKSTSASGYGIGLALCKMIVTGQGGTITAKNHPQGGAVFTLRFPK, from the coding sequence ATGCTTCGGAATAAAGCGTTTAAGCGGTTCGCCATGCTGTTTTTGGCGATGGCTGTCATTTTTACGGCGCTGGGCTTTTGGATCAGCAGGGCGGCGGGAATCCTGTCCCTTGTGTCCGCGGCGGCCTTTGGCGCCGCCTTCTTCATACATACCAGGGCCCGGTACAAAAGTATCGCGGCGATTTCCGACCAGATTGATCTGGTGCTTCATAATTACGACCGGCTGGACATAGAGGAGCTGGAAGAGGGCGAGCTCTCCATTTTGTACAGCGAGGTAAAAAAAATGACGCTGCGCATTCGTGAGCAAAACGAAGCGCTGAAAAAAGAAAAGACGCATCTGGCCGATTCGTTGGCCGACATTGCCCATCAGCTGCGCACACCGCTCACCTCTATGAACCTTCTACTGTCCCTGATGGCAAACAGCTCCGATGAAGATGAACGGAAAGCCTTTGTGCGTGAAACCGAGGAACTGCTTATGCGCATGGACTGGCTGCTGACGTCCCTTTTAAAATTATCCCGCCTGGATGCGGGCGTTGTGGTATTCCAGAGCCAGCCGGTTGATGTCCAGAGCCTGGTGCGCGGCGCACTTCGCCCGCTCCAGATCCCAATGGAGCTGCGCGGCGTGGAAGTAGAGACAGCGGCGCCGAAGGGGGCGGAAATCTGTGGGGACGCCGGATGGCTTTCGGAGGCCCTTCAAAATATTCTTAAAAATTGTATGGAAAGCGCGGGTCAAAACGGGAAGATTGAGATTACCGTCAAAGACAATGCGCTGTTTACCGAGATCGCCGTCCATGACAGCGGACCGGGCTTTAAGAAAGCGGAAATACCGCGCCTGTTTGACCGCTTTTACCGGGGGAAAAGCACAAGCGCGTCGGGCTATGGAATCGGGCTGGCCCTCTGCAAGATGATTGTAACAGGGCAGGGCGGAACCATTACCGCCAAAAACCACCCGCAGGGCGGGGCGGTCTTTACCCTGCGTTTCCCAAAGTGA
- a CDS encoding ABC transporter ATP-binding protein produces MELLRIENLCKVYGKEENQVTALDHVSLTIEKGDFTAIIGSSGSGKSTLLHMIGGVDVPTGGKVFLDGQDVYAQSNDKLAIFRRRQVGLIYQFHNLIPTLNVVENITLPVLMDRRKVNQKRLNNLLELLGLKDRQTHLPNQLSGGQQQRVSIGRALMNAPAVMLADEPTGSLDSRNGHEIVNLLKLSNKKYGQTLILVTHDENIALQADRIIGISDGKVVRDERVRP; encoded by the coding sequence ATGGAGCTATTAAGAATTGAAAATCTATGCAAGGTCTACGGTAAAGAGGAAAATCAGGTTACGGCCCTTGACCATGTTTCACTTACAATCGAAAAGGGGGATTTTACCGCGATCATCGGCTCATCCGGGTCGGGCAAATCCACTTTGCTCCACATGATCGGCGGCGTGGACGTGCCCACTGGCGGAAAGGTGTTTCTGGACGGACAGGATGTCTATGCCCAGAGCAATGACAAGCTGGCCATATTCCGCAGGCGGCAGGTAGGGCTGATCTATCAGTTCCATAACCTTATCCCCACACTGAATGTGGTGGAAAATATTACCCTGCCGGTTTTAATGGACCGCCGGAAGGTGAACCAGAAAAGGCTGAACAACCTGTTGGAGCTGCTTGGCCTGAAGGACCGCCAGACGCATCTGCCCAACCAGCTTTCAGGCGGACAGCAGCAGCGTGTTTCCATCGGGCGCGCCCTGATGAACGCGCCCGCGGTCATGCTGGCCGACGAACCCACAGGCAGTCTGGACAGCCGGAACGGCCATGAAATTGTCAATTTGTTGAAATTGAGCAATAAAAAATATGGACAGACCCTTATTCTTGTCACCCATGACGAAAATATCGCCCTGCAGGCCGACCGTATTATCGGCATTTCCGACGGCAAGGTCGTGCGTGACGAAAGGGTACGGCCATGA